In the Gossypium arboreum isolate Shixiya-1 chromosome 10, ASM2569848v2, whole genome shotgun sequence genome, one interval contains:
- the LOC108487051 gene encoding uncharacterized protein LOC108487051: protein MEGAEAEETLKVLDASLSHIKWRLKSSSKRRLQIDVLAVCTRMRPVVMIDYGGKMPELQENLCAFLEHCRKESTIFEPLRVMVIEDMIYLIHVKEMAEYVSSSLSLEVERLFVDLEQDPPKMRTLDDKSLLGMQLISIQKLFSLYFPLEGMRNDLLPPDRAEPMADSKSLSEQIGSQSSVLMDLSSCMHDTEVTVPTVNGWLLGYPIVYLFSKDHIEDAIYNLSTKFLRIYKILVSRTSAPNKGSQPEELMSFSVPYELSMRGSNEPWVETFLACLQSKWGRCKQTWSSLEMEVSECYPQAIAL, encoded by the exons ATGGAAGGTGCTGAAGCAGAGGAAACCTTGAAGGTGTTGGACGCCTCTCTCTCTCACATCAAATGGCGTCTTAAATCTTCTTCAAAGCGTCGTCTCCAAATAG ATGTTCTGGCTGTCTGCACGAGAATGAGGCCAGTTGTGATGATTGACTATGGTGGGAAGATGCCTGAACTGCAAGAAAATCTTTGTGCATTTCTTGAGCACTGTCGAAAG GAGTCAACCATTTTTGAACCGCTAAGAGTAATGGTTATAGAAGATATGATATATTTGATACACGTAAAAGAAATGGCTGAGTATGTGAGTTCAAGCTTGAGTTTGGAAGTGGAACGGCTATTTGTGGATCTAGAACAGGATCCACCTAAG ATGAGAACACTAGACGACAAAAGTTTACTAGGGATGCAGCTTATATCAATTCAGAAGTTATTCTCTTTATATTTTCCTCTTGAAGGAATGAGAAATGATCTCTTGCCACCTGACAGGGCAGAACCCATGGCAGATTCCAAATCCTTAAGCGAGCAGATTGGTTCTCAGTCCTCTGTACTTATGGATCTCAGCAGCTGCATGCATGACACCGAGGTCACTGTGCCAACTGTAAATGG ATGGCTTCTTGGTTATCCAATAGTGTACTTGTTTAGCAAGGATCATATTGAAGATGCTATATATAACCTTTCCACAAAATTTCTTCGCATCTACAAAATTTTGGTATCAAG GACAAGTGCCCCCAATAAAGGATCCCAACCAGAAGAATTAATGAG TTTTTCAGTTCCCTATGAACTGAGCATGAGAGGGAGCAATGAGCCATGGGTGGAGACATTCTTGGCTTGCTTGCAGTCGAAATGGGGAAGATGCAAACAAACTTGGAGCTCCTTGGAAATGGAGGTTAGCGAATGCTACCCACAAGCAATTGCCTTATAG